The Candidatus Coatesbacteria bacterium genome segment CGACGGAGATCCCCACGGCCCCGGCCGGCACCCGCGAGCTGTTGATGGGTAACCACGCCCTGGTGCGCGCCTTCTGCGAGGCGGGCGTCCAGGTGGTGACGACGTATCCGGGCTCGCCGACGCCGGAGATCGCCGCGGGTTTGCTGGCGGCCAAGCCGGAGGGGCTCTACTTCGAGTACTCGACCAACGAGATCGTGGCGACGGAGTTCGCCTTCGGCGCGGCGCTGGCGGGGGCGCCGAGCTGCGTGTTCTTCAAGAGCGTGGGGTTGAACGTGGCGGCGGACGCCTTCGTCCAGTTGCCGCTCTACGAGCTGCCGGGGGGTCTGGTGGTCATCGTGGGCGACGACCCCAGCGCGCTGTCGAGCCAGAACGAGCAGGACAACCGGCGCTACGTCCGGCTGTGCTACATGCCGATGCTGGAGCCCTCCGACGCCCAGGAGAGCAAGGACATGTTCGTCTGGGCCTCGAGGATGGCGCGGGAGCATCGCACGGCGATCATGCTGCGGATGACGACGCGGATCTCCCACGGCAGCATGCCGGTGGAGTTCGGCGCGCTGCCGGAGAGTCCGATCGAACCGGGGGGGGTGCCGGACAAGACCCAGGTGCCCATCGCCGCCGACGCCGTGGCGATGAAGGGTAAGGCTCTCGAGCGGCTGATCGAGTTCGGGCAATACGCCGAGGCCGACGACTGGAACTACGTCGTGCGCCAGGCGGGGACGGACGCGGGCTGCGGAATCATCTGCGGCGGGGCGGCCTTCGCGGCGACGCGCTCGGCGCTGCGCCTGCTGGGCCGGGGGGCCGAGATCCTCAAGCTGGGGCTGAGCTACCCCCTGCCGCGGCGCAAGCTGGTCGAGTTCTGCCGGAGCCACGACGAGGTCCTGGTGATCGAGGAGCTGGACCCCGTCCTCGAGGAGGAGCTGAAGGTCATCGCCTACGAGGAGGGGCTGGACTGCCTGATCAGCGGGCTGGGCAAGTACGCCCGGGCGGAGGATTTCAGCGCGCAGTTGGCCGAGCTGGACCCGGGCCGCCTGACCCGGCTGCTGGGTAAACGCTTCGGTGTCGACTACCCCCTCGAGGTACTGGACCTGAGCGACAAGGCGCCCAGGCGGCTGCCCCAGCTCTGTCCGGGCTGCGGCCACCGCTCGGCGGTCTTCGGGACCAAGATGGCCGTCGGCCGCCGGGGCCACGCCCAGGCCGACATCGGCTGCCACACCATGAGCTACTTCCCGCCCTACGAGCTGGGCGAGAGCCTGGTCTGCATGGGCGCCGGACCGACCGTCGCCCAGGGCATCAAGCACGTGCTGGGCGACAGCAAAGTGACCAGCTTCCTCGGCGATTCGACCTTCTTCCACGCCGGGATCGAGGGGCTGATCAACGCCGCCTGGAACGATCACGACGTGACGGTGCTGCTGATGGACAACCAGATCACGGCGATGACGGGCCACCAACCCAACCCGCACTCCGGTCGCGGCCCGGAGGGTTCCCGGGCGGAGATCGAGCCGGTTAAGCTGCTGCAAACCCTGGGCTTCGCCCAGATCGAGGAGGTCGAGGCCTGGCGGATCGACGAGGTGCGTGAGGCGGTCAAGCGCGGCCTGGCCTTCACGGGTCCGGCGGTGGTCGTCCTGCGACATCCCTGCATGCTCTACACCACCCGGCAGTGGCGGCGCGAGCGCAAAATGCCGCCGCCCTATCGGGTA includes the following:
- a CDS encoding indolepyruvate ferredoxin oxidoreductase → TEIPTAPAGTRELLMGNHALVRAFCEAGVQVVTTYPGSPTPEIAAGLLAAKPEGLYFEYSTNEIVATEFAFGAALAGAPSCVFFKSVGLNVAADAFVQLPLYELPGGLVVIVGDDPSALSSQNEQDNRRYVRLCYMPMLEPSDAQESKDMFVWASRMAREHRTAIMLRMTTRISHGSMPVEFGALPESPIEPGGVPDKTQVPIAADAVAMKGKALERLIEFGQYAEADDWNYVVRQAGTDAGCGIICGGAAFAATRSALRLLGRGAEILKLGLSYPLPRRKLVEFCRSHDEVLVIEELDPVLEEELKVIAYEEGLDCLISGLGKYARAEDFSAQLAELDPGRLTRLLGKRFGVDYPLEVLDLSDKAPRRLPQLCPGCGHRSAVFGTKMAVGRRGHAQADIGCHTMSYFPPYELGESLVCMGAGPTVAQGIKHVLGDSKVTSFLGDSTFFHAGIEGLINAAWNDHDVTVLLMDNQITAMTGHQPNPHSGRGPEGSRAEIEPVKLLQTLGFAQIEEVEAWRIDEVREAVKRGLAFTGPAVVVLRHPCMLYTTRQWRRERKMPPPYRVDTDKCTLKKTCIKYFACPAFYFEPAGAVQIDPELCIGCGCCAQVCPEEAIVQDTEYVRAY